aaaaacaaaattgaaatatattaccAATAGAAAACGAAATAAATTTTCCTTCCGATCCCCATCCTCAGGAAAAATCTTTCTGGTttaaattgaacaaaatattcttctcaagaaccatttggccaggaaagctgaaacttgcgtgaaagcatcttcaggttgtgtagattcaaagttgtgaaaatcatgacctgggggtagggtggtgccacaatgggggggggggggggtcgatttgttattatacataggaatatttagagtaaatctttaaaaatcttcttctcagaaactaatgagCCAGGAAAGCTGTATCAAGTATTCTGTTTTTACGAAACACAAACTAGTCGATAGGGTACCCGGCCCGGCGCAGACATAAACTcggcaattaaaaaaaataacctacTTACAAAGTGTCTGTAAACCTAAAGTTGATAGGAAATCACaataattaaagaaagcattttaaaatGGTCAACATCTAAATTCCTTTTAATCTAAATCGCAGGTAGTCTTCAAACCAACAGAAAGATtgcttctttatttaaaattccaagtattttttcattaaaaatactgCATTATTTGAgacttattttatttgataaacaagGACTggtacatttaaaattgatatgtCACAAAGAAAACACGTTTTCGTTTCATTCAATCTTTAGAGAATTCTTCAATTGCAATTCCCTGCATCAAATTTGATTGATTAACATAgaattttacattataaattaatattttatacagaaaaacAGATTGTGTTCGAACTAAAATTCAAAAACTTCTTTCTTTAATTGCAAACTCCTGCAactattttaattgatttacacGGAATGGTTCATTAtgaaatgaatgttttataCAGAACATTCAGAGATTTCTTAATTGCAATCTCCTGCAACAGTTTGATAATTTCACAGAAAGGTACaaaggtaaaaattaaaaaaaagaattatcgcAATTCTTTGCATCTTTGTGATTTACATGGAATAGTACGCTGGTCCattatgaaattattattttatgaataaaacataatttaagATCGTTTTTGATTGATGAAATATGTTTGATGATAAATTAATTCAGAAATTcgcaaaacatttttcattcacaAATGAAAGGACTGGTACAAGGTCTACTTTATTTAAAATTCCAagtattttttcattacaatcATCTGCATTATTTGGGGGTTATTCAACTCAAGAGAAACATTTATTATTCTTAAACAtgcttcattttttaaacaaaataattcatttaagaGGGATCCAAATTCCAAATCAAGTACTCCCCTTGATATCCTAAActgctacctttaacttacactGACATTCTATGGAAATatatcttgttttaaaattggaaagcttatgcaattctgagaaaaagtatgcctcatattgccaattccattgagatATAAGggaaatatggccatttaagtgaacccaccatttccactttcctctatttaacacagatccATAGGGCTTTCCTTcagtaaaacatatttacttAATCTGTCAGAGGTCAGTTGTTGTTCAACCTCGTTGAATAAGAAACCTTACAATATTATAAACATCTACATGATATCATGCTAAAAGCATTACATCTCtaagaaatacccttacatgtataccctccctctatcttttgattttaattaaaggcattagtttgaaatattttacctaatattatgaaacatatggtcatttccttgagtcatttctcacacatatttgaaatgaTCATCACTGATGAAAAAACTGCTTCTTTGAATTGGTTTAATGGATATAATGATTTGTAGcattatttttattcacatatataatatatatattatatatgtgtatataatgtatatatatatattacacatatatacattataGACATGCCGTCCTGCATGTGGTTTCTTGTTTCCGTGGTAAAgaaagctaacaatcatatttagtgaatatctcaATATCTATTCTGGTCTCTAGTCTCCTTCTATCAAACCgtgcaaaaataaaagcaagaccTACAAATGTGATGCCtgtcttaaattaaaaaaaattcaattacacCAGGGTAGCTGGAGACGAAtaagaatttcatgaaaaatgtcTAAACTTAACATGTgtttctacatttttttatgcagatatacaataaaagggtaaaaatatgatgattcttgttcatttcaatagTAATAATTTTGATGTTATTtgaaggtcaaatgtacatgtacatttacatatcctacatgttatgttaatggagacaattggaaaaatgggggggggggttcaactATGTATATAAAACAactaaaatatcacttttggacAGGAAGAGGCATAAACTTTGGTTTTTAGAGATTTTGTAAACTATTATAACTGCATTTATCTAGATGTAAActacatttgaaagaaaattatttttttttaaattgggttATATAagtcataaaatcagacagcaaaattgctgcatatttattaatttaatggttaaaatgattaaaactgttttaaagtatttattcttatctcagtaattaactaaaGCCTATAATTGTCACTAGGATAGAAAACTCCTGCTTTCTATGCCAATTTACTTATGAAGAAGTATATTATTATCCATGGAACAATAACTTTTTAAGCCTAAAGGCATGggtcacatattttttttccatgtgAAAGCCATGGGAtatgtcaattttttgatagatttttttttgtaccgGTTCTATCATAAATTTTGCCTGGTCCCTTACATTGAAATCATTATACTCAGAGATTTACCATCCGTTATTGCTTAGATTTATCATTCACACCTATaacatttacatctaccgagtatttTCTCCTCCATTTCTTAAGCAAACCATTTGTTATTAACAGCTCTATAGATATCACCTGATGTATGGGTACATGAACAATCTATacaactatattaaaataacagACTCGAATTTTGGGGCTTTAATACCGGGAaattgaagattaccaatttgtttttatttttctcaatcaagcttcgctaaacttgatattatttaatcaatgaaaattccttttaaaaatccggaaatcatctggattttttgattttacaatcttgcacatATCAATAATATCAAGAAAATGTATACTGATATAATTTGCAAATTATTGACcatttatcattttgatattaattaaaatatgtcgataataaagtaaaatataattttctgttcgagttctctcagtactttgataaatttcataattggctgctagcttctacgggcttagtggctgctgttagtgaCTGCTTGCTTCATCCTGgtaatatattctgttcattaaaaaaaaaatacgggggataactctaactcaatgtcaacatggtgtgtaaatttgaagcgagATACAATTAGCGTTAGTGAAAAAGtttaattcttcattaatatgagtTCAATGTTTTTGATAAAAGGCAtgtacagcctcaaaatggttatgaataatttgactaaATATAAACTAAATTGGTCAAATGCCATATCATATAGATTTTACTATTTTAACATAACAGTGGTACAATATCAGAGTTGGACTGGCTGTCAACAAAGAAGGATCCGGTAAGATGCTCTCGCCACTCACCGGTGCATCATCTCTAGTTTGATATTACAATCGACGTTCCCACTGTTTACTTATCCAGTCAACACTGTGTGAGAAGGGAATATATTCAATACATAGATCTGTGTTCAAGACCCAACATTTAGCACTGTCAATAGAAACCATTAACAACCTACGTGAACGATCCATTAATGCACTTTCtctttataaaacaaatcaaaaaatgttCCTGGGGTACATATTTTGCATTAGCGtcattcattttatcaaaaagcAATTCAATACCCAAGAAGATGTCGATGTAAAGTGttcctttatttattttaccgaaaaaacaattttgatgttgaaaataatatttgatttttttttgtcctgACGTTTAAAATAGATACCATCATTTTTAGGATCGTGTATATGAATCAATGAGTCAATTTCATACTAGATTAGACATTCTGCTACTGATGTGGACAAAATTTGCATTCTTCTGAATCTGAAATATCGTGGAAAACATAATGTTGCGCATATTCTTTATGGCATTttatctgtgtacaaacatttatatttgtCGAACTGGTAAGTGTTATCAAAGTCTGTGAACGAACTAGAAAtagtataatgataaataattaaaggGCATAAGGCATAAGGAAACTTTAGTGATTTGCTATTAATAGTATCGTACAAAGATTGTGTACGCTTAGCTAACTTAATAAGAACTTTCTCCTAATAATTTTAGTGTGAATTATTTAAGATATCTCAATTGTGTTTGGCATATGAAACGCATgctttatattattttactaACCTTGAATTTATTGAAGGACGTGTGGTGAGGCCATCctaaaaaatggtttgtttcgAATTGCCGCCTAGGAGATTTTAGACACAGGAGGATGGGAGgggtttttattcaaataagaaGTTtacttaattgaaaattggtgaaattttttttaatctctatAAACAGAGGAAATGTTTATTTCTTTCCTTtgatttctattaaaaaaaatattttgacgaacaatctaaattgtaaatatcgtaccatgaaataaaacaataaaaaatttgtttgttttttgctaataaaattttatgagcGGGGGTATTTCACCTCTTGGCGGGATGtaatttcaaacaaacaataatttaattttggccaaaaaaaaatttctttaatttcagtTTCTTTATTGTAATTGTTTGTTATGCATTTACTTTAAAAGACGAATTAACGTCTCGTGCAGTTCTTTCCATCTTCttaacataaacaaaaatttgaaataatgaatagagtatgatttattttaaaaaagagagaTTATTTATCTCATGGCCAGTAACTAAAGTCCGACGATTTTTGCAAGACGCATTTTATTGCAAAACCTTTTCCTATTACTATGCACATATGTAATTCTGTACTACTCGTTGCGTTATTTGTAAAAAGGCAGTACGTTTGTTACCTGCTAATTCTATAAAAACTTGGCATGGACGTGGGctttcaaatgtttttaattgtAGAAGAACTATGCGACTGTGATTGTGATTTTGATGCCAAAATCGACTACTGGAGTAACTTAACCAATCAGGTTGCCCAGTACAACGAACTGAGCGCCACCCTGGCCGAAATCAAGAAACAGCTGGCGGTGGAGACCAGAAACCTTTCTTCTTTCCTCAATTCAAAGCGAAGTGCGACCGACAACCGGGAATCTGCTGTCTTTACTGGGATCGTTGGAGCATCATTTATTGTGTTCGCTAGTAGTGCACTCATTCTTATAGATTTATCAAGGCTTATAATATACAGTCAACGAAAAAAATGATGAACATGTAATtgatttatgtaaataaatacactTCTGAACATAAtgcatttcttttatttctataaCATGCTTCATTTCCCCAAGTTCACGGGCAACTGTTAATCCTCTGTAGTTGACTAAATACTTGTAAGTGGAATGATCATTTGAAAGTTTAAATGATGGAGAAACCTGATATATGCTACTAAATTTCGTAAAACGATGAAACCGtgaatatataaatgaaatatcgaTCATATTCTAGACGCGTGTGAAAATACATGGGTCAATTTTCAAATGCATGTACAGAATGCTAATCCCGtatactttatatatacatgtagagtcTAACTCATTTTAGTTTAAAACTTTTAAGAATGaaattatttctgtaaaaaattgtatgtatGCTACTTCTTTTCACGCATTTAAGGAATAATTAAAgaacaaatatttctttatcagtTTATATTACAAATTGATAACCTAATGCTATATTTCgaacaaaaaattatcaacctcaaatatgtaaacaaagaacagaaaaaataaaagttttcttcTGGAGGCAAAGTAAACATGGTCATTAGTCTTTGctcaattttattaattctgaTGTCTGAATTCTGCATTCCATTTGTAACACCGACATTTTGCTTGTTTCTTGCTTCCTTCATAAGCGTAAAAAATCTCTGtggaattttaaatcaatttttgttaagCATACATAACTTGGTGCTTCAAATTTTCAGCGACATGGAATAGCAGATCTATATAACACTATTTTTTCACACAACGATTTCCAATTTGCATCTGACAAATGACCACTGTTTACCGATCGTTTCTGTGTCGATTGTTTGTGTCATGATACATACAGGCTTCCTGTTACGACACACACTGAATACTCCCGATCTAGTTCTGTCGAGATGAGTGATATTTATCTGCAAAATGCATTGTTTCGCCCGATAATGATGGTATAAAATATaccttatcttttaaaatctgagccaaaaaaaaatgattgatagtATTTGCATGACAAATTCAGAACAAATACGATTATAATCTCCATGCACCTGATGCTGCGACTGATTACTCGGCTCGTTGGCAAACGGCTTCATCAACGGTTGTCTTCAGTAGGCaacagtttaatttttctatcaGCGGTTGTCTTTGGTATGTACCATTTCaacttttctattttttccgGTTGTtaatgtcatatttattttaactgAGCATAAACCATTGTAAACCACGGCTTTGGAATCTTTGcaaagtacaatgtatatataatgtcTACAGTTATACATTTgatctttataataattaagtTCATAAATggaagttttctttttttgagataatatttcaaatttgcGCATGTTCAAAATATTTACCGTACAGAAAGTTTGTCTTAATTAATTGTAGCATTCAATGGATATTTAGCACCGAGTTATTTTGTGCAACGTTAATCTTCTAATGAATGATCCTGAATTACAGATTATAAAACCTCGATCTCATATATACTGTATTCTAAagataaattaaattattaataccATTTGTCGTATTATGACAAATGtaacaaatttacatgtatcataatttCAGATAAAGTATCCATTTAACATTTGGTCAAGGGTACATGAACCTAATTTATTTCTTGCTTTAAAAAACCGCAATGACAAGTGGAGTTTTTGGCTGTTTTCTGTTAAATtaaacaatcttaaaattacaatacatgtaatgtgGTTGCTTTGGAGGACCACCCAGTCTCCTTCGAGTATTTGTGGGGGCTATAAAGTTTTAAATGCAACTAGTGGTTGAAAAAATCAAGAGAGTGAAATAAGCATGCAAAAATATTGAAGTTTTGGTTTAAATAGTGTTAAAACGTGTATATACAGCATGATTTGGTTGTTTACAAAACCTGCAGCTCGCGGAATGATTACTTTgattaataaatgattttattatcatttgaaatatcattatgtTTGTACTTTGATTGTATCTGACAAGAAATTTGTCTTTCATCTCTCTCCCTATCTTTCAATCTTTTTCTGTCTTATTCTCTCTGTCTGAAcccttttttatttagttctctctcttttttcacatgtctttttttttcttttgtagatATGATTCAAGATGCATGCTAAAGTACTGCTTATAGTTGTAATTTTAAAAGGACTTGCACAAGGTGAAGAAGGGAAGATGCGTCACATACTTTAATGGTTATTGGgctaatattttgaatttagaaTTATACAACAGCTTGTATTAATATCAGAAATATAGaagattttctttctttttttcgtCCTTTGAAGAATGTATTGCGGGGCTGATAAAGGGCCTATGTGACTGCAATAAATACGATATGTGTGTGGACGGGCACTGGGTGGAGCAGACGGTACAAAATAAGTACGCCGACATTTGTGAAAACTGTACGGAAGAAAACACTCGCAACGGGTGCTCCGGTAATGCAACTTTCCATTGATAAAAACTTCAGTTTTTATGAGATTGTCTGTTCtataacatctttttttttaaatcctgtcTCAGAATACACTTTTTTCATTGCCATCAAATGGTATTGGAGAGGTTTTTATGCCAAGATATTGGGAATTTATTGTGAATGATAACATTCCTACTCTGTATATTACGGTCCAGACAAGGAGACATGTTTAACACGCAATTTCAAGGGTAAGGACtccttttaaaaatgcaacacaAGGCCCCCTACTCCCTCACTTGTTTTTACCTACGTGAGGGCTTAAGGTAAATGGTTAAGACaagatttgagctcaaaattttaattttatttctccAGTTTGGGTGTTTAGAAGGGTTAATATGGGTACATTTGATTGCTTTGTCaatctttgaaaatcaaaaGTTGTTAGCAAAatacagagtttgaaattccttgttttgtaaacaaagttcgagccttgttattgtttacatgagTTTTATTGGTTTCAACTAAATGTTTCTTTCTTCTGtttatttatgaacacattgaatcagtttattTTGTTTGCCTTGAGTCATTTTGTCACAGAAATGGTACTTCCACATTTTAGATTATTTGTAagcaaatataagactcgagctttgtttacataacaatgtatttttacCTCTGAATATTTTATACTTTGACTTCTAAGATTCAAAATTTGGTCAATCGTTTAAAATGTGCAAGTAAACCATTGTAtacatgaaatattgaaaataaaatgttggttTAATATCGTGTCCAACTCCCTTAAACAATGCATAGACCTTGCAACGTACTGAAGTGgtattaaattcaattaatgCTGTCAAGGTTACCTAGTCTGTCAATTGCTTTTGATGGAAAGCGATCGACAGattaatttattatactttcatgataaatactgaaatatgattggtttagacgcagttggtaatccgtttattaccctcagcgttagcaacacacttggcaacgggtaacacaacgaattgttacatgcgcgtaaattatgcgcgtacggttctccgtagaattcactttatttctgtataaaagcagtaaaattttctttaaaattaaaacattcagtataataaaataaatagtgccggtttgggagggtaactgttgaaattgtcaccccgagaaaaccattgtcaacctccgctttgcgtcggttgacaatggttttctcggggtgtcaatttcaacagttacccttccaaacaggcactatttatataatgtctcACTGAAACCAAGTGTCATCAGTCAGTGAAAGAATTAAGCAAAAAATCCACATTTCAACTGTAGTTGGAAACGATCAAGAAATGACTTAAAGGTTTCAAATTAGTTACCTAAAGTTTTATCAGGATCTTGTAGAAAGATAGATATCTTTCTTTATCTTTTTGTGAAATCTAATTTTATgagaaatgaaaaagaaaacaaaatcgtACTTGGCGTAATCTGTTGGAGCTTTCATGACTCATGAATATGCATATTTTTGTGTTGGCAGCTAGTCAGAGTGAAGTGGTGTGCGCGACCAGCAACTCTATTCAAAGTAAGGAATTTCGGGCACGATGGGTAgttttttagattttgatttgtaaatttattcCTCTGTTTGATGTGGTCTCTAAAAATACCAATCATCGTTATATCATACCCCACACAACAAGTTAGGAGAAGTATAatgatgttttgtttgtttgtttgttttttgtttgtttgttttttgttaagtttgttttgttttgtttgtttgtttgtttacttttttaacTGCTGCATGGAGGTATTTTGGACAAAATGTGTACCTAGATCAGTAGATGTGCATATTATGGGGAAATTCTAATTCTATTATTCTTCTGGGAATCTCGTTTATCATCTGGAAAATGTGATCTTGCTCgccttttctttcattttaaaataaaaaacgaaaCAAATAAAGGCAAACACAAATcagaaataacaaaacaaaggaGAATATGATTAATTCATTCTTGAACTTTTTCAGACCACACATCACCAAACAGCGAAGAATCGACAGGTTCAACGACATTCGCCTCAATATCAGAAGACACAACAGGTAACGTTTTGTTACATGCTTCAGCATAATAATGTTACGCCGacaaaaaacatacatgtaaaaactttcaatattaACGTTTATGTACATAGGATTTTTTAAGCTCACGtaaacatacaatgtatatatttaattctaGTTACATGTCCGTGAATTGATACGTTATCTTTTTCATTTGAATCACACTTTTGATAATCAAAAATTTGCTTTGTCACATATTTAGCAACCACCGACGTTCAAATGTGTCCATGCCCATGCGAACTTGAAGACCAGATTGCCTTCTGGGAAAATTCATCCACCCGAGGAGATGTTGAAAAAATGCTTGTGTCTAAACTAAACCaacttaaaaatgaattaacaaTCAACGTCAGTGAGCTAACCGCGAGCAAAATCAAGAAGACATGCGCCCCGGACGACCGGGTGTCGGCCTCAGTGACCGGATATGTGGGTCTGGTCTTCATGGTGGTGGTCCTAGGGGCTGTCGTCATCCTTGACATGCCTACCTTAATCCTGCAACTCCGCGGGCTCCTCAGAAGACTCAAGTGTAAACACTGAGTCGTCGTGCAGTTCTATTctatcttttaacaaattagtGAATTGGTCGTAAAGAGTAAGATCGATCAAGTAACTATATAATAACTCAAAGGTTTATAGGGGAGCGGAGTGTAACAAAACCCCTTGACTAACAAAGAATTGTTCCTTTCAAAGTCTggttgttgttttcttttcaggcacgtagcatcgtttttgaaagtgggggggggggggggggctgaccCATCCAAagaatcttgacaagcaaaaataaaaaataaaaatttaaagtttccaaaaatcttcaaaatcctaatccgtgtgtgtgtgtggggggggggggggggggggggggggactcaactttacttctaaaaaataaatttttccctaccaaaatttttttccctccagatcatgaaattcctaatccgtggggggggggggggggggggggtaaaatcaatttgactactcatttccttattttcatctcaattttttactaacttacaaaaaagtggggggccaactccattattattcatttttcattatgtaaatttacaaaaatttgttgctgcgagaaaaagtgggggagggggggggggccagcccccccccccccccccccgatgctacgtgcctgcttttAATAAAAGGACAATTTCTAACCATGTGCATAGACATATTTTCAAGAACACAacgtacattttaaaaaaaaggttgatAGTATCAAACCCTCAACCTAAATGCTTGTTTTTATAAGGTTTTAAAAGGTTTTGTGCACAAACCATTAAGCCATTTCAGTCATAATGATGATAATATCATGAATGTTATTTAATTGctatacatgcgcggatccagaaaatttttccagggggggtccgaaggataattgtgtttgccaggggggggtccgaagcatattttcgcgataattttactatgtaaatttaataaattttcattttccagggggggtcgggaccccccccccccccgaccccccctctagatccgcgcatggctATATGAGACTTTCGCCACGAATTTACGAACTTGGATTATTTTcctaaaatgttcaattgtttggatacaaaatgatttttttttcagattcaaacattatcataagcactCCTAACCTTATTTCTACATGTTAGCATATACTTgtacctttttttaattttcattcgtgatttattatttattagaaTATTTAAGACCAAGTAaaatcaagaaagataactcttaaaCAGGAACTTTcaaaccaagatttttgcagtaattcagtatttcttttaatttttcaattttattcaatttcctttttttttcatctcattaaccaacgaatattgtttccattttcagatttttgtgggATTTCATCCCGCGgtttgccttaaaagaatttttatatattttagtttcttatatgtggattccaataaaaatcatacaaacttcattaatgattattttgtttttcattttcaaacttcataaaattttactttcatatgagttttaaaacagaaatgtttaaaaatttgacatataaggggttatctggaagcagactgatattttaaaaattctctaaaaaatAGAGTATTATACAAATGCATGTAgcaaaaatctcctacacttatttggtgtagacaCCCCCCTTAAGAgaactttttctttgtttttgatttttttttattaacatttatttacacataTACGTACACGTCGCCCGTTTGTTCTCAATTAACtctgtatgtaatttttaacaTGCAAGTACAACTTTATAAGTTTTCTTTCTCAGACACGTGTTAGCATCATGTTCTCAACATTGATAAATGGGCGGGTCTATATAAATGCGCCAATCAGAATATTTGTTGCGAATCGCAATTAtagaagaacaaaaaaaaaccccacatttTAGCCAATATTTGGACACGAAACAGAAGGTTAATTAAATCATAATACTTCCAAAGTCGGGAAAAATGACCTATTTGGTTTTCTTATTGCCTTCATTCGTGACGTCGTCTTGCAACGCATCATAATatcatgacgtcacaaacgttgcgAGTTATTATCGTTGTCTAACAACACCAAAACAAACGCTCTTGTTGGAACCTTGTCTAAAAAGTTTGATTGATTTGTAAATATGGAGAAGGTTGGATTCGAGACTCGATTGCGTTCACTTCTGATGGAATACGTGTCCACCACAAACACACGGACAATGACTCCCGTGGTGTGTTTGCTTTTTATATCCTagctgtttatttttgttttggtagACTGAAACatctttataaattatattaatatctttgcATAAACTGACTTTCTTGGTTTCTGGactatagtttttaaaattgtttcacAGAGAAGACACATTCTGTTTGTATAAACGTCCATGAACTTACAGACTGGTTTCTGAACTTCAGTATTTTTTACTGTTTTGTTTTACAGACAAAACACATCCTGCAGCTATTGATGTTTCTGTACGGAGAAGAGAGTTTCAGGGAAACTGGTGGATTCTCTTATTCTAAGAACAAAAATGTTGCTGGTatgcaaatacatgtgtaaCAAATCTTTCAATCTAatcttctgaaaaaaatttcGATTCCCTTTTCTGATGAtctat
This is a stretch of genomic DNA from Crassostrea angulata isolate pt1a10 chromosome 4, ASM2561291v2, whole genome shotgun sequence. It encodes these proteins:
- the LOC128182582 gene encoding uncharacterized protein LOC128182582: MLRIFFMAFYLCTNIYICRTEELCDCDCDFDAKIDYWSNLTNQVAQYNELSATLAEIKKQLAVETRNLSSFLNSKRSATDNRESAVFTGIVGASFIVFASSALILIDLSRLIIYSQRKK
- the LOC128182001 gene encoding uncharacterized protein LOC128182001, with translation MHAKVLLIVVILKGLAQGEEECIAGLIKGLCDCNKYDMCVDGHWVEQTVQNKYADICENCTEENTRNGCSASQSEVVCATSNSIQNHTSPNSEESTGSTTFASISEDTTATTDVQMCPCPCELEDQIAFWENSSTRGDVEKMLVSKLNQLKNELTINVSELTASKIKKTCAPDDRVSASVTGYVGLVFMVVVLGAVVILDMPTLILQLRGLLRRLKCKH